A stretch of DNA from Longimicrobiaceae bacterium:
CCGGAACTTGATTCGGCCGGCGGTTGGGTGAGGCTGGCAACGCGGTGATTTTGTCGAGGCGGGGTGACCGCTCCGCCCCGCTCGCGGAGGTTAGTGCACGGCAGCATCGCGCACATCGGCGAAATCCCCCAATTTGCAAGTGGGATCGACCGTGGGTATTTCCACCCACGTCGCGGTGGGGAGGGCGTATCCAGCCACCGGGAGGCGACGTGACCGGATCGGACCTGCTCGAGCGTGCGCGCACCGCGTTCGCCGGCCGTCAGTGGGCGGAGGCCTTCAGTGCCCTCTCCAACGTCGATCGGGAGCGAGGGCTCGATGCGGAGGATGTGGAGCGGCTCGCCACGGCTGCCTACCTCGTCGGCAAGGAGGTCGAGAGCGAGGCGGCCTGGGCGAGGGCACACCAGGAGCGGCTACAGGCCGGAGAGCCTGCAGGCGCCGCCTCCTGCGCCCTCCGGCTGGCCTTCCTCCTCATGGAGCGCGGCGAATCCGCCCCGGCGAGCGGGTGGATCGCTCGCGCCAGCCGCATCCTCGATGAAGTCGAGGGCTGCGTGGAGCAGGGCTATCTCTTGCTACCGTCGGCGGTGCGCCACGTGTATGAGGGCGATTATGCGCGCGCCTTCGACACGTTCGTCGCGGCGGCAGAGTTGGGTGAGCGGTTCGCGGATCCGGAGCTGGTCGCCTTTGCCCGGCACGGGCAGGGGCGCGCGCTTTTGCGGATGGGCCGGCGCGAGGAGGGGGTGGCCCTGCTCGACGAGGCCATGGCTGCGGTGGAGGCCGGGGAAGTAGGCCCGATCTTCGCCGGTGACATCTACTGCAGTGTCATCGAGGCGTGCCACGAGAGCTTCGACGTGCGGCGCGCGGCGGAGTGGACGAGCGCCCTGACCCGCTGGTGTGAGGCCCAACCCGATCTGGTTCCCTACCGTGGTCAGTGCCTGATCCGTCGCGCGGAGATCCTACGGCTGCGGGGGCAATGGGAAGACGCCGCGTCCGAGGCGAGCCGTGCGCGCGAGTGGCTGCTCAATCCACCCCCGAAGCGCGCCGTCGGGGCCGCGTACTACCAGCTCGGTGAGCTCCACCGCGTGCGCGGTGAGCAGCGTGCTGCGGAGGTCGCCTACAGGGAGGCGAGCCGGTGGGGCCGACGCCCCGAACCGGGAATGGCACTGCTTCGTCTGGAGCAGGGCGAGGTGAAGGCGGCAGCCTCGACCATTCGGGTCGCCCTCGACCAGGCGCGTGAGCCTCGCGACCGGTGCGCTTTACTGCCCGCGGCCGTCGAGATCGCGGTTGCTAACTCCGATCTCGAGACCGCGAGGCTCGCCTCCGAGGAGCTTGCGGAGATGGCGAAGGAGTTCGATACGCCTCTGCTGCACGCCCACGCCAGTCGGTCGACCGGGGCCGTACTGATGGCCGGGGGCGATGCCATGGCCTCCCTCCCCCTCCTGCACCGATCGGTGGCCCTTTGGGAGGAGCTCGGGGCGCCTTACGAGAGCGCGCGGGCTCGGGCGCTATGCGGGCTTGCGAGCCGCGCGTTGGAGGACCACACCACCGCCGAGCTGGAGCTGGAGGCGGCGCGAGCCACCTTCCAGCGACTGGGCGCCACTCCCGATCTCGCCTGGTTAGCCCGGCTGACGCGCAGCGAAGACCCGATGCGCGGCCGTAGGCTGACCGCCCGCGAGCTGGAGGTGCTTCGCCTGGTGGCGGCCGGCCACACCAACCGGGCCATCGCCGCCCAGCTCCATCTCAGCGAGCGCACCGTGGAGCGCCACGTAAGCAACATCTTCGCTAAGCTGGGACTTGCCAGCCGCTCGGCGGCGACGGCGTATGCCTATGAGCACCAGCTCGTTTGAGGGTGCCGGCCTCGAATCGATGATCCTCGGGCACATGCCCCGCCAGCGGCGCGCACGTCGGCGCGGCATTCTCCCCCGCCGCGGCTCTCAGCGACCGCGGAAGCGGTTCCAGTCGATCCCCAGCTTCCGCATACGCGATCGCAGCGTGTGCGGGTTGACCCCGAGGATCGCCGCCGCGCCCGACGGACCCTCGATTCGGCCGCGGGTCTCCGCCAATACCGTCTCAATGTGCCGGCGAACCGCCTCGTCGAGCGTGGCGAATCGCCGGGTCGCGGCCTCCGCGATCGGCTCGCTGCGATCCCCGGCAGGAGTGGATGTCCGGCCGGATACACCCAGCGCCGCTGCGATCTCCAGCCGATGACCTCCCCCCAGGATGGCGGCACGCTCGATCACCGCGGCCAGCTCACGCACGTTTCCCGGCCAGTTGTATTGCAGCAGCAGCTCCAGGTCCTGGGGCGTCGGGACCAGACCGGACCCACCCAGACGCTTGCCCGCTCGTTGAGCGAAGTGCTCGGCCAGTGCAGGAATGTCGCCGGGGCGATCGCGGAGCGGAGGAAGCGGAATGGGGAAGACGCTGATGCGGTACCAGAGATCCTCGCGAAAGGTGCCCTCGCGCACCATGGCGTGGAGGTCCCGGTGAGTGGCCGCCACGATGCGCACGTCCACCGTGTGCGTCCGGCGTCCCCCCACCCGCTCGAAGGTGCCGTCCTGCAAGACGCGCAGCAGCCGCACCTGCGCATCCGGGGGTAGCTCCCCGACCTCGTCGAGGAACAGGGTCCCGCCGTCGGCGCGCTCGAACCAGCCGGCCCGGTCGGCGATGGCGCCTGTGAAGCTCCCCCGCTCGTGTCCGAACAGTTCGGAATCAATGAGTCCGGGAGGGATGGCGCCGCAGTTCACCCGGACCACCGGCCCGGCGGCACGCGCCGAGCGACGGTGAATCTCGCGGGCAATCACCTCCTTGCCGGTGCCCGTCTCTCCCAGGAGCAGGACCGGTACGTCGGTGGCCGCCACCTGCTCCACACGGTCCACCACATCGCGCAGACCACCCTGCGCCCCGATGATCGCCTCGGTGATCTCCTGCCGGCCCAGGCGAGTGAGCAGCGCCTGCTTGTCTGCTTCCAGCGCCTCCCGATAGCGGATCAGCTCACTGCGCTGCAGGTCCGCGCGCAGCGCCGCGGCGAGCGGCTCACGCAGCTGCCTCCACAGCTCCGCGTGTGCATTGCGAAAGGGCCCAACCGACGCCAGCGCGACGGCAAAGCCGATCACCCGATCCTCACTGAGCAGCGGCTCCACCAGCCTCTCCCCCGCGGATCCCACCGCCACCACCAGGGCCTCCAGCTCCTCCTTCCCGGGCTCCGGGGGGCTCCCTCTCCGACCCCACGCCACCAGCGCCTCCAATTGACCGGCCGAGAGCTCCGTGCGCGGAACGCGCAGCGGACGCGCCGACCCCACCAGGCCGATCGCGACCGTGTCCAGTCGCTGCCTCTCAGGCTCCAGGCGGCGGATCACCAAAGCGCGCAACGGTAGCTCCGACGCCACCCGCTGAGCGATCCGCTCCGCCGTCTCCCCTAGCGGCCTGGAGGCG
This window harbors:
- a CDS encoding response regulator transcription factor, which produces MTGSDLLERARTAFAGRQWAEAFSALSNVDRERGLDAEDVERLATAAYLVGKEVESEAAWARAHQERLQAGEPAGAASCALRLAFLLMERGESAPASGWIARASRILDEVEGCVEQGYLLLPSAVRHVYEGDYARAFDTFVAAAELGERFADPELVAFARHGQGRALLRMGRREEGVALLDEAMAAVEAGEVGPIFAGDIYCSVIEACHESFDVRRAAEWTSALTRWCEAQPDLVPYRGQCLIRRAEILRLRGQWEDAASEASRAREWLLNPPPKRAVGAAYYQLGELHRVRGEQRAAEVAYREASRWGRRPEPGMALLRLEQGEVKAAASTIRVALDQAREPRDRCALLPAAVEIAVANSDLETARLASEELAEMAKEFDTPLLHAHASRSTGAVLMAGGDAMASLPLLHRSVALWEELGAPYESARARALCGLASRALEDHTTAELELEAARATFQRLGATPDLAWLARLTRSEDPMRGRRLTARELEVLRLVAAGHTNRAIAAQLHLSERTVERHVSNIFAKLGLASRSAATAYAYEHQLV
- a CDS encoding sigma 54-interacting transcriptional regulator — translated: MLLLLDAWREASASRPLGETAERIAQRVASELPLRALVIRRLEPERQRLDTVAIGLVGSARPLRVPRTELSAGQLEALVAWGRRGSPPEPGKEELEALVVAVGSAGERLVEPLLSEDRVIGFAVALASVGPFRNAHAELWRQLREPLAAALRADLQRSELIRYREALEADKQALLTRLGRQEITEAIIGAQGGLRDVVDRVEQVAATDVPVLLLGETGTGKEVIAREIHRRSARAAGPVVRVNCGAIPPGLIDSELFGHERGSFTGAIADRAGWFERADGGTLFLDEVGELPPDAQVRLLRVLQDGTFERVGGRRTHTVDVRIVAATHRDLHAMVREGTFREDLWYRISVFPIPLPPLRDRPGDIPALAEHFAQRAGKRLGGSGLVPTPQDLELLLQYNWPGNVRELAAVIERAAILGGGHRLEIAAALGVSGRTSTPAGDRSEPIAEAATRRFATLDEAVRRHIETVLAETRGRIEGPSGAAAILGVNPHTLRSRMRKLGIDWNRFRGR